From Scomber scombrus chromosome 9, fScoSco1.1, whole genome shotgun sequence, one genomic window encodes:
- the spon2b gene encoding spondin-2b, whose protein sequence is MDTARNILSNTEALYHLIVMMLTLSQGVHSLPVPTDIPMCTASETAQYSLTFSGKWTQAAFPKQYPVYRPPAQWSNLIGVTHSSDYHMWQRNEFASNGVREFTEKGEAWTLMKEVETSGERIQSVYGVLSAPAVVEGTGQMNTEFEVFARHSYLSFIVRIIPSPDWFVGVDGVDLCDGDHWKESVTLELFPYDAGTDSGFTFSSPNFETIPQDKITQITSSVPNHPANSFYYPRLKHLPPMAKVTLTKIKKTNQIISLPLEPTQSNQLPTGNEIEDTLIHTPLDCEVSVWSPWGLCKSKCGESGVQHRTRYVLLHSANNGSPCPLLEEERKCFPDNCL, encoded by the exons ATGGACACCGCAAGGAACATCCTCTCCAACACTGAGGCGCTCTACCACCTGATCGTCATGATGCTGACACTAAGCCAAGGCGTTCATTCACTGCCTGTTCCTACGGACATTCCCATGTGCACAGCTTCAGAAACCGCCCAGTACAGCTTAACGTTTAGTGGCAAGTGGACCCAGGCAGCTTTCCCTAAACAGTATCCTGTCTACCGCCCCCCTGCACAGTGGTCTAACCTTATTG GGGTGACCCACAGCTCTGACTACCACATGTGGCAGCGTAATGAGTTTGCCAGCAACGGAGTGAGGGAGTTCACTGAAAAAGGCGAGGCCTGGACGCTCATGAAGGAAGTCGAGACGTCCGGCGAACGCATCCAGAGCGTTTATGGGGTCCTCTCGGCTCCCGCTGTTGTGGAAGGCACAGGCCAGATGAACACTGAGTTTGAGGTCTTCGCCAGGCACTCCTAT CTGTCGTTTATCGTGCGGATCATTCCCAGCCCAGACTGGTTTGTGGGTGTGGATGGTGTTGATCTGTGCGATGGTGACCATTGGAAAGAGAGTGTGACGCTGGAGCTTTTCCCCTACGATGCAGGAACTGACAGCGGGTTCACCTTCTCTTCCCCCAACTTTGAGACCATCCCACAGGACAAAATAACACAG ATCACCTCTTCTGTCCCTAACCATCCTGCCAACTCCTTCTACTACCCCCGCCTGAAGCACCTCCCACCCATGGCCAAGGTAACGCTGACCAAGATTAAGAAGACCAATCAGATCATCAGCCTGCCTCTGGAGCCTACACAATCCAACCAATTGCCAACAGGAAACGAGATTGAAGACACACTCATAC ATACCCCTCTGGACTGTGAGGTGTCAGTGTGGTCTCCCTGGGGGTTGTGCAAAAGCAAGTGTGGAGAATCAGGCGTTCAGCACCGCACACGCTATGTCCTATTGCACTCAGCCAACAATGGATCGCcctgccccctgctggaggaagagaggaaatgttTCCCTGACAACTGTTTATGA
- the si:ch211-255i20.3 gene encoding transmembrane emp24 domain-containing protein 11 codes for MGLRGTGFLLQCYLMLAAAMYFDLGEQEEKCIIEEIPEDTLVTGYFLLEPWDLTASTHSPHLGVTVTVRDPNHEILMTKRYGKFSKFTFTAHASGQHYLCFQTNSTRFSVFAGEKLKLHLDVQMGEHSIDPNVDRTKHNMESLETNLNHLIDQMMHITRQQEYQREKEETFRQISEDTNSKVLWWAVVQTSILLSVGFWQMKRLKDFFIAKKLV; via the exons ATGGGTTTACGAGGTACTGGCTTTCTCCTTCAGTGTTACCTGATGTTGGCAGCAGCCATGTATTTTGATCTTggggaacaagaagaaaaatgcaTCATTGAGGAGATTCCTGAAGACACGCTGGTAACCG GATATTTCTTGTTGGAGCCTTGGGATTTGACGGCCTCCACCCACTCCCCTCACCTCGGCGTCACTGTGACAGTCAGAGACCCAAACCATGAG ATTTTGATGACCAAACGTTACGGTAAATTTAGTAAATTTACCTTCACAGCTCACGCCTCCGGTCAGCACTACCTTTGCTTTCAAACCAACTCCACAAGGTTTTCTGTCTTTGCTGGAGAAAAGCTG AAGCTACATTTGGACGTTCAGATGGGCGAGCACTCAATTGACCCCAATGTTGACAGGACCAAACACAACATGGAGAGTCTGGAAACCAACCTCAATCATCTCATTGATCAAATGATGCACATCACAAGGCAACAGGAGTACCAGAGG GAGAAGGAAGAGACATTTCGTCAGATCAGTGAGGACACCAACAGTAAGGTGTTGTGGTGGGCCGTGGTGCAGACCTCCATTCTTCTATCGGTTGGTTTCTGGCAGATGAAACGACTCAAAGATTTCTTCATCGCCAAGAAGCTGGTCTGA